The Culex quinquefasciatus strain JHB chromosome 2, VPISU_Cqui_1.0_pri_paternal, whole genome shotgun sequence genome contains the following window.
TTTTacgtgaattatttttattttaaaataaaatgatgcaaaatagcttctttggacatTGAGAatacatggacaaagtttcatccaaataaaaaaaaataaacaaaaagtatttttgtaaaaacgttGAGAATTACTTAAAAGTTGCATTTACGGACGTTTTTTCTGTTGGAAAATATGGCTAACTTTGTCGTTAATCTTTTTGTagataaaactttgtagaaaattttaattttaccctttgaaaaaaaaagtgttctttTGAGCTtataaaactatatttttaaaatataaaataaaaaaaagtactggTCAATGCTTTACCTTTCAGCATATTTCTATATAATCTTATGCAGATGaatatttgtgtttgtttttaattacaaaatactctacttcaagcaaaacaatgtcaaTGGGCCAATGCGAGTTTGTAAACGTAGAGTGTTTCCTACATTGGctcaattacattgtttttttctACTCAGAAAATGAACACTTGAAAACTTGttaattgtttgaacaaaataaaatgaataaaataacttggaataaacatttttttaaatcatggttGTCGTGCGTTGATtttgattgattaaaaattcaaagaaaaaaaataaaaatgttaaaaaaatatttttttatgaaaatgattttttttttcaaattattcaacaaattcagtttaaaaatattggagTTTCAGGAAGTTTTTGTTTTCTCATttcaaaattggcaaatttaCGGACCCAATTCAGCACCAATCTTTAGACCAATTTTGTAGACAgctgcttagaaaaaatggtGCAATTCATAAATTATAACCGCAAATGGAAACATTTACTATTAGTTTTGCAATCGATTGTTTACTTTGCATGatactttttaaaacttatattctaatttttaattcatgaaacattgaaaaaatgtgaaaggCCCAAATCAGTAAAAAAGTTACAACTACGTTAAATATATTTTCCTGAatgttattattaaaaaaatacataatgcATTAAGATTTTTGTGACATTCAAAAGGGccctaatattttaaaatatgcaaACCCTCCCTCGACATCAACCAGCACCAAGGAGTAAACACTttgaatcaaatttgtaattgcCTGAAATCTAAGACACAATTTACGGAATTCTTAATTAAAGGCCTTTTCGTATGCAATTATATTTTCATAACAGCTATCTTGAGTCAAacttttctttgaaaatcattaaaaattaaattctgaaaCAGTTGAAGTTTTTACTGTtataatttgacaattttttaaaaataaatcatgctAAGAATTTCGAAACttctatttttaattgaaaaattacttatcaaaatattcaaaaaaaaatcttcaagtatgattttttttatttaaaaaataataaagtcatgttttttcctaaaaatgacCAAACCTGATATGTTGTTTTAATAACAACTTGATAACAAACGGTAAAAAAGACTACATAATAATCAAAAAAGGTTACAATCCGTTGCTgatgaaaaagttatgatttgaaATACATATTTGTGCTACCTGATTTTTATTATATAGCTCGAGatataaaaagtttttcaaattatttgtaatGATCAAATTCAACATTCAACATCGACATGTTCCAGGCAGACCTCAAAATTatggtgacaagaaaaatttaaaattttaaaatctaaaattgtcgttgaaattttgtatggaaaaaaatgcaaacatgtatggggaaaagcaaaaaaatatgtttttgtatgattttttttcaccaactttaagaTCTATAGCAACTTTTAAACATTACCCCAATTTTgcacaaaattttcacagttacttttttttgtctaaaaaatcGAAACTGAGGTCGATTGTTTTCTATTGTCACTTtactcaaaatgtttttttattagtaacaagctcttcccggcaaacttcgtcctgccattttttggttttctgacgtttcttgcttgtttgctgATTCAGCCTCCTCTGATCAAAATGtgattttacgcagcttttcccattcaatctgcagattttccggaatcggttccagagtggccaaagttgtaactttttggcgtaagaaccttccttggacttttaCAAACCCAACGCATTAAAAAGCATCTCGctacgacgctccgtattgaactgattcgcgttcgaacaaaaccgtcgaaattttttatatatatatagatatgtGTGTACTTTGATAAATTATAATATCTTTTTTCAGTTTGTTCATTATGCCAACGTTTTTTAAATACAGTGAAAAAGTCATtaaatttaacctttttttattCACTAGAACCTTTTTAGCTTGGCTTTGGTTAAATTGTTTACAAgataacttattttttaagttgaagAACAACTCAATCAACCTCTTCTCCACACCATTCAAGAAGACTTCCTCAATGCATTGTTGGCGCCATTTTTGTCATCAATCAATCATCTCTCGCTGCTTGATAAACGATGTTACCACACAGAACGCCCACTCGAAACGATGGTCAAAGTTCAACTCCCCCCCTCACATGAAGAGCCACTCAAAAGACATCCGAGTCAGAATGATTCGGGAACCTTCTCGATGCGCAACCCACTTGCCGGGCAGAACCAGTTTGACGAtttaaaatcacacaaaaaatttgaaccggGATATCCTCCGTAATAAGATGCACGAATCAGGTTTCCCCCCTCGAAATCATATCACGGAACTAAAAGCACAGCTGGGCCAGGTGAtatatttcaaagaaaaaaaaatctatgcggAAGAAAAAACCGGTTTTGTTTCACAAATCTCGACAAATTTGTGTcgttttttatttatcatttcTTCCACTGCGTGCCGTCTTCAAGCGGACCATTTCTCACTCACTAGTTTATTCACATTGAACTATAACAGAAAATCACTTTTAAAATTACCTTACACAGCTACGAAAAAAAGTCCTTACAAAAACAAGGTTTCTCTCACAAAAACAACTAGTCGATAACCTATGAGTCGATTGTAGTACATGAGCAATtcttgtgttgttgttgtttttttggaaGTTTTATGAATCAATGAAAGAAAGTAAAAGGTTCTATGAACAGATCTCAGACTGATTCGGGGGGGTAGGTTTGGTGTTACCGTATATGTCCTGATAGAGTTATTCTAAGGGAAAAAGGGGATGTTGCTCCAAGGAATTACAGTTCTTTTTTGGGCTCGACGGCTTCCTGCTGCCGGGCCGCGTTGGCCTGCTGTTCCTCCTCGAGGGCCTTGGCCTTGGCCTTTGCTTTGGCAGCGGCCAACCGCCGCTTCTGGACGTAGGTCTTCTTGTAGAAATCGTTGAACAGCATGTAGAAGAAGATGGCGTTCGGCAGCGTGAAGCAGACCGACCAGCGCGGGTAGCCGCAGTCCGTCCACAGCAGCTGGGCCGAGTGCATGAAGGCCATGCCGAACTGGATCTGAAATGGGGGATAAAAGTGAAGAAGACAGTTTGGGATTAGGtttaaaagtgaactgaaatcATGATAAAGAAGGTACTGAAATCGACAACTTACCATCTGCAGATCAGTGATGTACTTCTTCCACCAGAGGTACTTGTGGAACTGGGGACCCATAGCCGCGAACATGTAGTACGTGTACATCACGATGTGGACGAACGAGTTGATGACTCCTGTTTGGAAAAGCAAACGATTaagaaaaaatctagaaataaaGCCAAAACAAAGATCCAAACCGATAAAGGTGCCGTGTCCGCCCGGGAAGTACTTGGTGGCACCCCACGAGATCATCGGCATCACGGTGTGGTGGTACAGGTGCAGGAAGCTGATCTGGTTGTCCTTTTTGCGCA
Protein-coding sequences here:
- the LOC6049536 gene encoding elongation of very long chain fatty acids protein AAEL008004 translates to MASPNVTASSNYWDFVFTDLADPRTNHWPLISSPVPGLTIIASYLYFVLNFGPKYMANRKPFQMQRLLVVYNFVQVLVSIWLFFEGLDGAWLRHYSWRCQPVDWTDNPMAMRVARGCYVYFLAKISELLDTVFFTLRKKDNQISFLHLYHHTVMPMISWGATKYFPGGHGTFIGVINSFVHIVMYTYYMFAAMGPQFHKYLWWKKYITDLQMIQFGMAFMHSAQLLWTDCGYPRWSVCFTLPNAIFFYMLFNDFYKKTYVQKRRLAAAKAKAKAKALEEEQQANAARQQEAVEPKKEL